A DNA window from Brassica napus cultivar Da-Ae unplaced genomic scaffold, Da-Ae ScsIHWf_164;HRSCAF=296, whole genome shotgun sequence contains the following coding sequences:
- the LOC125598170 gene encoding squalene synthase 1-like, whose amino-acid sequence MGSLGTFLRYPDDVYPLLKMKRAIEKAEKQIPPEPHWGFCYSMLHKVSRSFSLVIQQLGTDLRNAVCVFYLVLRALDTVEDDTSIPTDEKLPILIAFHRHIYDTDWHYSCGTKEYKVLMDQFHHVAAAFLELEKGYQEAIEEITKRMGAGMAKFICQEVETVDDYDEYCHYVAGLVGLGLSKLFLASGSEVLLPDWEQISNSMGYFLQKTNIIRDYLEDINEIPKSRMFWPRKIWGKYADKLEDLKYEENSTKAVHCLNEMVTNALTHIEDCLKYMAALRDPSIFRFCAIPQIMAIGTLALCYNNVQVFRGVVKLRRGLTAKVIDRTKTMADVYGAFHDFSCMLKTKVDKNDPNASMTLNRLEAVQKVCRDTGVLHKRKSYINDKGRSYNVYIVMLVILLAIVFAYLRAN is encoded by the exons ATGGGGAGCTTGGGGACGTTTCTGAGATATCCTGATGATGTATATCCTCTCTTGAAGATGAAAAGAGCGATCGAGAAAGCGGAGAAGCAGATCCCTCCCGAGCCACACTGGGGTTTCTGCTATTCAATGCTCCACAAGGTTTCTCGGAGCTTCTCTCTCGTTATTCAGCAACTAGGTACCGACCTCCGTAACGCT GTGTGTGTGTTCTACTTGGTTCTCCGAGCTCTTGATACTGTCG AGGATGACACAAGCATACCAACTGATGAGAAGCTGCCCATCTTGATTGCCTTCCACCGTCACATCTACGATACTGACTGGCACTATTCAT GTGGCACGAAGGAGTACAAGGTTCTGATGGACCAATTTCACCATGTTGCTGCAGCTTTTCTGGAACTTGAAAAAGG GTATCAAGAGGCTATCGAGGAAATTACTAAAAGAATGGGTGCAGGGATGGCCAAGTTTATCTGCCAAGAG GTAGAAACTGTTGATGACTACGATGAGTACTGCCACTATGTTGCTGGACTTGTGGGTTTAGGTCTCTCTAAACTCTTCCTCGCTTCCGGATCAGAAGTTTTGTTGCCAGATTGGGAGCAGATTTCCAATTCAATGGGTTATTT TTTGCAGAAAACAAACATTATCAGAGATTATCTTGAGGACATTAATGAAATACCAAAGTCCCGCATGTTTTGGCCTCGCAAGATTTGGGGCAAGTATGCTGACAAGCTTGAG GACTTGAAATACGAGGAGAATTCGACGAAAGCGGTGCATTGCTTGAATGAAATGGTCACCAATGCATTGACGCATATTGAAGATTGCCTCAAGTACATGGCTGCCTTGCGTGATCCTTCTATATTTCGGTTCTGTGCTATCCCTCAG ATCATGGCGATTGGAACACTTGCATTGTGCTATAACAATGTACAAGTATTTAGAGGCGTGGTGAAACTGAGGCGAG GTCTAACTGCCAAAGTCATTGATCGGACAAAGACAATGGCTGATGTCTATGGTGCTTTCCATGATTTTTCTTGCATGCTAAAAACAAAG GTTGACAAGAACGATCCGAATGCCAGTATGACGCTAAACCGGCTTGAAGCAGTTCAGAAAGTCTGCAGAGACACTGGAGTCCTTCATAAGAG AAAATCTTATATTAATGACAAAGGACGATCATACAATGTCTAT ATTGTAATGCTTGTGATTCTACTTGCCATAGTCTTTGCATATCTCAGAGCAAACTGA